CCCGCACTCGGCCCGAAATCGAGGCCATCGTTAAAGTCGCGAATCCTCTTCCCGTCAATGTGCTGGTCACCTCCAGCGCGCCGCTCTCACTCCCCCAGCTTGAGCAGCTTGGCGTCCGCCGCGTCAGCACAGGCTCTGCCCTGGCACGCGCCGCCTGGACCGGCTTTATCGCCGCCGCCCGCGGAATGGCCCGCGAGCACACCATGGCGGGGCTGGATCACATCACATCTTTCGACGAACTGAATAGCTTCTTCCGCAAGGACCGCGCCGAACTCGCCATCGCCGAGGCCGATTCCACGCCGCCTGCAAAACCGTTGGGCTGATCGCTGGATATCATTTTGCTAGGGACTGAATAAACCCAGCATGTGTGGGGCATTCGCGCGTTAGCGCGAACCGCATTGTTAAGGGCATGGCTTCAGCCATGGCGTAAGAACCGCCGCGAAAGCGGCGACCGCTCTGCCGAAGGCCCCGGGTTCAAAACGAGTTTGCTCGTTGGGGTGGGAGATCGAAGCGCAGTCCGAAGGGACGGAGTGACAGGGTGTCATATGCGGTAAACACGCCACAAACCTCTGCACCACGAAATCCCCAATCCCCACGCGCCTTTCACCCGCCTTCCACCGCAAAAATTTGACACATCCTGCTATTCTTAAATCAGGAAGTACAACAGCGCCCGGCCAGTTGGCCGGGCGCTGCATTTAACTCATCTCATATGACACCCCTGAAGTTCGTCACGGAGAAAGTGTCATCCTGAGCGAAGTGACCAACGGGAACGAAGTCGAAGGATCTGCGGTTTCACTCCCATCAACCGAAGTACGCACCTAACTTATCTATTTCGAATACTTTGCACCAAAAATATGGGGGGGGAGCGTAACCCTCTTGGAGAGACAACTAAAAACACGCCTCTGCATACGGCACGAGGACTCGTTGCGAGGCATAAAGAACGATCTCCGTCGGATCCGATTTCAGTACTCCAGCACGGATAGCCTCGTACTCCAGAGGAAGGTATGCACTGATCAGCGTCTCCGGAATCTCCACCGAGTTCAGATTCCGAATCAGCGCTTCAACCGCCTGTGAAATCTCCGGAACGTTCCAGTAGTAGCGAATCCGGTCGCTATAGCTGTAAGTCCGCAAAATCCGCTGCTGTTCAGGACTTCCGTGATAGTGCCCCTCCCAGTCTTTGGGAGAAGCCAGCATCACCCTTTCGACGACATTGCGCAGATTGGACCGCTTTCCGTCGGGGACCAATTCATCCTCAATCCGCGTCAGTGCGAAGATCGCCTCTCGCATCGCAAAGGTGACCGCAGGCCCAACCTTCAGGATGGCGAATCCATCGCGAACCAGTTCGCGATAGGCCTCCGGCAGTTGATAGTCCGTGGAGTGTGCCTCGAAAACAAGGGGCCGACGCCTGTCGATCCATGCACTCAGCTCCCGTGCCTTGCCCGCGTCGTAGTGCGAGACGGAATCGTGATTGAACTCCACCCCAGGCTGCACCACCATCGCAACAACACGCGACCATGCATCTTCCAGGCCGTGTTTCGCGAAGACGCGGCGATGCACCTCATATGTCTGCTCCGCGTCGCTGGTAGCAGTGGCGTGAACACCGGAGATCGACTCCGTCGCTCCTCCCGGCGTAGGGACCTCGGTCCCGATGACATAGACCGGATGAACTTTCGCAGCAGCCGCAGCCTCTTCCGCTGCCAGACACAGTTGGGCCGATCGCTCTGCAACCGTTTCTACCGGAAGCGCCTCAGGATCTCCCGTGCAGGCCATGCTCGCATCGAGGTGAATCTTGGTGAATCCTGCAGCGGCGTACTCACGCACCATCGCTTCGGCAAGAGCCATCGCCTCCGTAGCGGGCTTCTTTCTCCACGGATTCGGCCCCAGATGGTCGCCCCCGAGAATGATGCGCGCCTCCGGGACACCCTCCTCCTTCGCGAGATTAAAAACCAGCTCTCGGAAGTCCTTGGGCCGCATCCCGGTGTAACCACCCTCCTGGTTCACCTGATTCGAAGTTGCTTCGATCAGAACCGGAGAACCGTCTTGGACAGCCTGTCGCAAAGCGGCGCGCAACGCCCAGGGATGCGAGGAACAAACAGAGTAGATTCCGCGGGAAGCTCCCTCCCCGGACCGGTTCTTAAGCAGATTCCTCAGGAGTTCGGACATTCAGATCACCAGCCAAAACGAAGTTTCGTGCGCTGGTTACCAATGATAACGAATAATATCTTTTCCTTTCTATTTCTCTTCTAACCCTGAAGAAGCCCGAGATCGATCTCGCCCATCTGTCCGGGCTCTGCAACGGCATCGATAGAGGCAATCTTTCCTCCGGAGAAGCCGAACTTCAGCACACGGAAGAGGCGGCCCTGCGGAGCAACCACCACTCCCACCGCACCTTCCACCAGCGCTGGAGCGGCAAATCGCGCCCCCTTGAACAGCGTGACTGCTTCCTGGGCCCACGTGCGAGCTCCATGTACCTCCATTGTGCCTCCGGAGAAGGAAGCGAATTTGTCAGCTCGAAGGACAAAGTCAGGATCAAGTACCGCAACCAATCCTTCAACATCTCCGGCACGAAGCGCCGCCAAAAAACGGCTAACGAGATCGCGCTGACGATTTAACTCGGTCTCATCGATCGCTGGAGCTCCCTGCACCCTTCTCCGTGCCCGGCTGGCAAGCTGCCGGACCGCCATCGCAGAGCGATCCAGAATGCCTCCAATTTCCTCAAAGGGCACAGCAAACAGATCGTGCAACACAAATGCGAGTCGCTCAGCAGGCGTGAGCCGATCAAGCACGACCATCAGAGCGAGCCCCACCGAATCGGCCAGCAAGGCCTCCCGCTCGGGATCACCACCGGCATCAGGCTTCGCGACCGGCTCCCGCACGCCCGGCTCAATCGGTTCCTCATGACGTGCCTTGCGAGAGCGCAGCATGTCGAGACATACACGAGAGACAACCGTCGTCAGCCATCCGCCAAGATTTTCAATCGCATTCGCATCCGAACGGCTGAGCCGGAGCCATGCCTCCTGCACCGCGTCGTCGGCCTCACTCGCCGAGCCAAGCATCCTGTAGGCCACCGCCCGCAGATGCCCGCGGTTCTCTTCAAATTGCCCCGCTAGCCACTCCTGTTCCATCGTCTTCTACTCCTTAGCCTTGTCCTGAACCATTAACGAATAAAGTTGTACGGATGTGACAAGTCGCGAAAAGAAAATTTCTCTCTGCTGTCACACTTCACCGAAACCCTTCGTCAGGGTGGTGACGGGAAGAACCCGAACCAACGCGAAGGAGAACAACCATGCAACCCCGAATCCCGAATATCACCATGCTTCTGCCCGAAGTCACACAATCCCTGATGGCACTGGGCGCAGCGGTCAAGAAAGAAACTGGCGTTCCATCCAAGACCCTGGGTATGGTGCATCTGCGCGCCAGCCAGATCAACGGTTGCAGCGTCTGCGTGGACATGCACGCCCGCGCTCTCAGGAATGAAGGTGAAACCGACGAACGGCTTATCTCCATCTCCGCCTGGCGCGACGCCCCCTACTTTACCGATGCAGAGCGTGCTGCGCTTGCGCTGACGGAAGAAGGCACCCGTATCGCCGATAAATCGGAAGCAGTATCTGACGAGATCTGGCGTGAGGCTGCACGGCACTATGACGATCGCGCTCTCTCCGTTCTCACGCTGCACATCGGAATGATTAATCTGTGGAATCGCCTCAACATCATCACTCGTCAAGTGGCGGGAGAGTGGCTGAAATCTGACGCAGCCAAAAAATGGCAGCAGGAGAACGCTGCTGCACTAGCGGCTCGATAAACCTCTGATGGCCAGCGCAGCTGACGCGCTGGCCTGTCTTTTTTATCCGACATGGGTGCTGGTCGTATCCAGCGCCTCCAGAAGTTCCCGCGTCTCGCTGAGAACATCTTCGGCCTTTGCACTGGTCAGAGGCCAACGCAGAACGCCCTGCGGAGTGAACTGTGCTCCGCGCTTCGTATTGCGGCTGACCAGCTTCATCAACACTCCGGGATCGACCGCATTTCCATTCGACGCCTCGCCATCGCGTTCGGCGAACTTCACGTGCAGCATCTCGACGAAGGTCTTAACCTTGTTCAACTCAAGCTGAGCGCGCTTGCGATCGATCTGCGCAATTCCGAGCAGTTGTGCGTGCAGACGAATCTCGCCAGCGCCAAGCAGGTTCTCCACCGATTCGGGCAGAGCGCCGTACCGGTCCTTCAGCTCTGCCCGAATCTCTTCGAGCTCCTGCAGAGTCTCTGCG
This portion of the Edaphobacter sp. 4G125 genome encodes:
- a CDS encoding D-tagatose-bisphosphate aldolase, class II, non-catalytic subunit; this encodes MSELLRNLLKNRSGEGASRGIYSVCSSHPWALRAALRQAVQDGSPVLIEATSNQVNQEGGYTGMRPKDFRELVFNLAKEEGVPEARIILGGDHLGPNPWRKKPATEAMALAEAMVREYAAAGFTKIHLDASMACTGDPEALPVETVAERSAQLCLAAEEAAAAAKVHPVYVIGTEVPTPGGATESISGVHATATSDAEQTYEVHRRVFAKHGLEDAWSRVVAMVVQPGVEFNHDSVSHYDAGKARELSAWIDRRRPLVFEAHSTDYQLPEAYRELVRDGFAILKVGPAVTFAMREAIFALTRIEDELVPDGKRSNLRNVVERVMLASPKDWEGHYHGSPEQQRILRTYSYSDRIRYYWNVPEISQAVEALIRNLNSVEIPETLISAYLPLEYEAIRAGVLKSDPTEIVLYASQRVLVPYAEACF
- a CDS encoding sigma-70 family RNA polymerase sigma factor, with product MEQEWLAGQFEENRGHLRAVAYRMLGSASEADDAVQEAWLRLSRSDANAIENLGGWLTTVVSRVCLDMLRSRKARHEEPIEPGVREPVAKPDAGGDPEREALLADSVGLALMVVLDRLTPAERLAFVLHDLFAVPFEEIGGILDRSAMAVRQLASRARRRVQGAPAIDETELNRQRDLVSRFLAALRAGDVEGLVAVLDPDFVLRADKFASFSGGTMEVHGARTWAQEAVTLFKGARFAAPALVEGAVGVVVAPQGRLFRVLKFGFSGGKIASIDAVAEPGQMGEIDLGLLQG
- a CDS encoding carboxymuconolactone decarboxylase family protein; the protein is MQPRIPNITMLLPEVTQSLMALGAAVKKETGVPSKTLGMVHLRASQINGCSVCVDMHARALRNEGETDERLISISAWRDAPYFTDAERAALALTEEGTRIADKSEAVSDEIWREAARHYDDRALSVLTLHIGMINLWNRLNIITRQVAGEWLKSDAAKKWQQENAAALAAR